Genomic window (Chelmon rostratus isolate fCheRos1 chromosome 15, fCheRos1.pri, whole genome shotgun sequence):
TCTATCTGAAGGAGACAGAcaagctggaggaggaaaaagcagcCCTGGAGACGGAAATAGCTAACCTCCTCAAAGAGAAAGAACGCCTTGAATTTATCCTCGCCACACATAAACCCGTGTGCCAGATGTCAGAAGAGCTGGAGTCTATTTTCCAGGAGCCCACGGGGTCCCCAGAGCTGCCGCCCAGTCCAGACGAGGACAGACTTCCAGAGGATGGCACCCAGGAAGCTCCTTCGCTCCAGGACATGGACATCCCCAGTGATCCGTCCACAGCCATCTCTGGGAACTCCAATATCTTGCTGTGTGCCAGCGCTGAAATCAACATCTGCGATCTTGAGCCCTCCCTGGACATTAAGGAGGGGCTTCTGGAAAATATGCTGCCCAGTTTGGAGGAGAAAACCCCCATGGAGACGGCTCGGTCCGTGCCAGACATAGATCTGAGCAGTTCTCTCGGGGTCTCGGACTGGGAGACCCTGTACAAGTCTGTTTCCAGCGACCTGGAGCCTCTCAGCACTCCTGTGGTGACCTCCAcccccacctgcagcagctacCTGTCAGTGTTCACATTCGCGTGCCCTGAGCTGGACTCTCTCACAGAGGGACTAGACAGCCATAAAGGTGGAGGGGGCAAATCCGAATCGGTCGATATCCTCAACTCTCCGACTCTCCTAGCCTTATAGTGCACAGAGGGAAGTGATCGGTCTGATCTCTCTGGTTTCTCTCTGTCGTGCAGGTTCCTGACTTTGAAATGACACCAACAACATATGCCACAGTATGCTGTAACACTTCAAGGAGTACATTCATGAAATGTCTTGTGTGTGACTAAGCAAACATACATATAAACTCTCTCCAGATACATAGCCAACAGAGTGATGTAGCTAAAAGCATGGCTTTTACTTGAGGGACTGAAGTAAAGTTTTGATTATAAGACGCATGCTGAGAAATTCCAAATAATTTTCAAAGcttatatatacagtatctgATCTGTTACTAGATCTAAGATGTAATGTGGAATTTATTGTTACAGtatggttttgtgttttgttgttaatAGTGTATTGATTGCCGTAAATGTTGTTGTATTTACATATACCATGTTACATACCATGTTAAGTACCTGCATACCTCAATGTCATCAGCTGTGGTTTGACCTCATTGAAAGTTTTCCATGAAAACATCCAGTGCTATATACTATATATCTTATCAAGATGTAacttatcatttatttttttacctttcaGATTTTGACTTATTTgttaaatttcaaaataagtAAAATGAGCATTGATTGCTTATCTATGCTGCTGAATAATTACAATAAATCTGCATTCAGAGTGGGGTTTGGTGCCGGTGTTTGCATCTGTTGCTTAGAAATCTGTTGATGGAGATGAAAATATTGCATTTGTCACATTGGATGTTAACTGTTGTCATTATTTCAATACATTTAAACTATTAGGTTATAATCCTACAAAGGAGGGCagagttttcttcttttttttcgaggaatttttttccctcaaaccTCATAAAAATGATTGAGCTTTTGTAtaacatttggcatttttggtGCCCTCACTGGAGATGAGTATTATTTCCAGCGCAGGCCTCCATCTGAGCCACATTCTGTCGTTGCAGCGTGCAGCCACAGTGTTTCTTTATGGGAGGAGCGGTGCGACTTCCCCACTTCTGCCCCCACTATGTACTTTTTTACATCCCTGCTTACGTTTGGCTGGCATAGCCTAAGTTCCGCATTCCCAAATCCTCCCAGATTGGGATCACGTTTAAAATCGGGCTGATGCAACGATTTCCACTTTTTAAAATCTACTCTCGACCCTCGGCTGACCAGAAGAAAGGACATTTGTTGCACCTGGGATCAAAGTCAGGTCGGTATACAAAACTTCACAAGTCGAGGAGCGGATCATTTTTACATACTAAAGAGCTCATTGGCGCGCTGCGCATAGGTCATGACGAGCAGAGTTCGTGAACAGGCAGCCAGCAGGTCTGCGGTGTTTTCGGTTATTCGGCGCTATTCACTGCGTTCTCCGGCGGCTTTCCCCCTTATTCTTGCTGTTCAAAGTGGACCTGACATCTTATGGAGCATGCTGCAGAAAGataattttcttttgtttgcatgctcCTCTTACATGGGGGCACGGCGTGCACAATTCAGGACAAAATGTTCTTATTTAGTGTCATCTCGGCTTCACGTTGACGCGCCGCGTTCATTCTTAACTCGGTCCATCCGAAGCGAGACCCGCCGAGGACGAAAAGCTGTAACATTttatcactgcagctctgatggGAAGACAAAGTTACGTAAGATCAATGCCGCACTGAAGAAAAAACTTCCGCTTTCAAGTTGACCAATGGCTCCAGTGTGCATGCTGCAACACAGTGTAGTCGATGTAAGGTCGCTGCACTCACATTCCTAAACTACTGTGCAATTCATGATCTTAAACCAACCCCCGGCTTGCTCGCTCTAAAGTGCATAAAGTGcaaagcaaataataataatccagtcTAATCAGAGGGAGTGAACTGGCTTCTTGGACCCTCAGGGGTCTGATAAAGTTACCATTCTGCCAGGGTGTTTAATAGCTGTTTTAATCACACCTTTGCTGTGGACCATAATATAATTAAATAGCAATCATTGGTCCGTGTTGTAAGCTTGGAAATCCTTTTTATGAAGATGTTTAAGGACCATGGTGCTTGTTTTTGGCAGCTCAGCGGTTTGTGTGAAGTGCTGGCATTACCCATCTCCCTCctttgtttttcaccatttAAAGGAGGATTTGTACGTGTGGTCACCATGCGCCAAATCGTGGTCTGCAGAGTTCCACTTAGTCTTTTTGACCTGTGAATTTGGGGAAGTGCAAAAACTGAAAGTTAACACACAGCCGACACGTGCTTTTCCCATGTCGCCTGGATGTTCATGCTCTCTGCATAACTGGCACACGTTAACTCTTAATTCTTCAGGCTTCAGAGGTGATAACAagcctgtcctgtctgtcttccatGTTGATATTCAGGAGAAATATTGCCTGTTTATTCCTGCGGTGTGGCCAAAAGGTCTCTGAGTAAATGACCTTTGATAGTAGTTTTTGGCTGCCTCATGTGACTTGGAAATCCGCTGAGCTGATTTCCTGTGTCTTTGGCTGGCTTCGCTCACACACCTCTCTCATTGTCTTTGGATATATTTAAATGTTCGCGTTCAGCATTTTCAAATTAAGGCGCTGGCCGGGGCCAGACAGtacaaaacacagtgaaaatctGTTCAGCACGAAGCACTGTAAGTAAACAATGTCATCTTTGATTTTTCACTTGgctaaacaaagcaaaacaagttAAATTTGGGGTCAAACCTCACCACAGTATGCTGAATTCTGGCAGCCACATTCTGCTACCCTGAAATTATGTCCCTTAAGGAGGAAACCACGGTTAACGGGTATTTCTTGGCAATGCCGGCTGCAGCTTTCCTTGAACTAAAGGGGGAATTTGTCTGAGTCCGCTTTATACACTCCTGTCCATCTCTCTTTTGGCCTCTGAGGATTAAATGAAGTAAATTCTTGCCAAGATCTTTGTAAATGGTAGTATATTCATTccagaaaaagaagcaaaataataaaatggccTAATGAGAGCAGCCTCAGCATCCGGCTGCTGTAACAGACCAGCAATTCATCACTGTTTGGCTTGTCCGACTGCTAGAAAGGAGCCGTGCACCTCAGGCAAATGCCTTCCTGAAGCCCTGTAACAGACTGGAGGTCAAATAAAGCACTTACATATTTATTTCCCTCTAATATGTTAATGCAAAATGGCTTTTCTTCTACCGTTAACAACGCCT
Coding sequences:
- the fosaa gene encoding proto-oncogene c-Fos isoform X1, which gives rise to MYHNNLTPDMDSVSPTCRTESPVGTLCQKTPEEASSPASSSESSGKELCQDMSVQDTPFVPTVTAISSTPDFQWMVQPTIITSVSPSLGSKQANEPQSSHQATPKEGGNKGKNAARKGKTEQLSPEEEEKKRIRRERNKMAAAKCRNRRRELTDTLQAETDKLEEEKAALETEIANLLKEKERLEFILATHKPVCQMSEELESIFQEPTGSPELPPSPDEDRLPEDGTQEAPSLQDMDIPSDPSTAISGNSNILLCASAEINICDLEPSLDIKEGLLENMLPSLEEKTPMETARSVPDIDLSSSLGVSDWETLYKSVSSDLEPLSTPVVTSTPTCSSYLSVFTFACPELDSLTEGLDSHKGGGGKSESVDILNSPTLLAL
- the fosaa gene encoding proto-oncogene c-Fos isoform X2; amino-acid sequence: MSVQDTPFVPTVTAISSTPDFQWMVQPTIITSVSPSLGSKQANEPQSSHQATPKEGGNKGKNAARKGKTEQLSPEEEEKKRIRRERNKMAAAKCRNRRRELTDTLQAETDKLEEEKAALETEIANLLKEKERLEFILATHKPVCQMSEELESIFQEPTGSPELPPSPDEDRLPEDGTQEAPSLQDMDIPSDPSTAISGNSNILLCASAEINICDLEPSLDIKEGLLENMLPSLEEKTPMETARSVPDIDLSSSLGVSDWETLYKSVSSDLEPLSTPVVTSTPTCSSYLSVFTFACPELDSLTEGLDSHKGGGGKSESVDILNSPTLLAL